A window of Vibrio gazogenes genomic DNA:
CGATTGATTTTGAGGGGTTGAGGTTGGTGAAATTTAAGCCAATCGAGAGTGATATGTAAGTTGCTATAAAGACAAGGACAGGCACTCTGGCAGATCACCGGACACCGGATTGTTTGATGATTTTCGGTCAGATCGCTAAGCATAAAAATAGGGAAAAATGTTGGTAGATTGTTAACGTGGGAATTTATTTATATGAATCAAATGTCTACAATTAGAGTGTTCCCCGTATGCACGGGGATGAACCGAATTGTGAAATTATAATTTTGGCGCAATGCATGTGTTCCCCGTATGCACGGGGACATGTGGAGTGGCACGCAGTGCATACCGTTGCCACTCCGCTCGTTTTCAGCCTACTACTGATTTACTCATCGAGCATCATTTCTTCTTTCTTCAGATTAATCTCATCAAAGGTGATCAGATTGTTGAGAAACAGGAGAATTTCCCGCAGTTCATTTTGATCGACGCTGGGGAGCGTATTGGTGATCAGACAATCAATCAGATAGCCGCGGGCGGTCAGATGTAAGTCAGGATTTAGAGATTTAGGCATAATAACCCTCTTGATGTGGAATATTAAAAACTATCACCACTCAGAGGTTCCTAATCAATGGGTGGTGAACTGGACAAGGTTAGGAACTACCGCCACATCAAAAACGGCCAGCATAGCTGCCTGTGCCCAGCTCACCATAATCGGAACGAGTAGGCTACACATAAATATCAATCGTCACAAGACTGATAGATGTGTGTCTGATGTATTGCGGGGTTCCTAATCCCGACACCGTTTTTTTCGGTGCCTGTGCAGAGTAAGCAGCATCGGGTTTGTTGACGAGAGGTCGCAGTGCAAAACGCGTGTGGTATCGTGAAATCCCATACTTTCCTAATACTTGGTTTGTCATTTTTTTGCGAGTGATTTCAAAGTATTGGGAGTATTGACCTACGGTCTTACGATTTGTTTTTCCTAGCCTCCGGCACTGAGTTGTGACGCACATTTTGTTCCTCGATTTCAGAAACATCGGTGCTTTGTGCGCCAGTCACTCTTGCCAAGATGCAAGAGTGACCAGAAGATCTTTTTTGTTTGGCTGAATCGCACGTTGTCCAGAACCAGCTTTTACGGGCGTCCTGCCCGGAAAAGCTTAATCATTCATCCGTGAATGATTTTCTTCGTTGGGTGGTTTGTTTGAGTGAAGTAAAACATGTTTAGAACGAAGCTAAATTGATCGATGCTCTCAGGGTGAAATTCATGGATGAATTTTAAGCTTTTCGTGAGCAGGAGCGAATAAAAGCGTCCCTGATTACGTGCGCTGAACTCAGAAAGATGCTTTTGGTTACTTTTGACATCTATCAAAAGTAACTGGGGCGCGTTCGAGGATGCTAATGAAATCGAGGAAAGTCATTGCGTCCCAAACTCAGCATCATCCTTTTACTTTTCCAGCCATCGGCATTGCAGTTTGACGCACAACTGGTTTCCCCAGTTTCAGAGGCATGGACGCTCTGTGCGCCAGTTACTCTTGCCAAGATGCAGGAGTAACCAGAAGATCTTTTTTGTTTAACAGCGTCGCACGTTGTCCAGAACCGATTTTTACGGGCGTCCTGCCCGGAAAAGCCTAACCATTCTCCCGGAATGGTTTTCTTCGTTGAGGGGTTGATTTGGATTGGATGAAACATAGCGATGGATGCTGTTCATTCCATTGAAACCACCGAGTTTCGTCACAATCGCGTCGGTAACATGACGAAAATAAGCTCAGCATGAGGGTCAGAACCGTCCTTCGCTGAGGTGTATTTTTGTGGCAGGGAACGCGATGACAGAAAAAGTCATAACAGAGAAAAACACAGTGCTAAAGACGGTATTAGGTACTGTAATCGTCGGGATGTTTGTCGGGAGTTATCTTTTGCTCTCACGACCGTTGCTTCATGATTTATCGAGTGCGATGCCATCGACGGCCAGACCGTCCGATACCTTCTCTAAGCCAGTCACTCCGGCTGCGCTTCACTCGTCTCCGGCTGAACAATCAGCACTGCCACCCACAACAGATAAATCTGCGGTTATCACATCATCAGAGGAGAAAAGCGTGCCCAAGCGTCAAAAGGCGCGAGGGATTGATGTTTCTCACGATCAAGGGCGGGTCGTGTGGCGTGATGTGATTGCGTCGGGTATCGATTTTGTTTATTTGAAAGCGTCTGACGGTATGACGTTCCTCGACCCGATGTTTGCGACCAATATACAGGCGCTTATACCGCATCAGATTCTCGTCGGTGCTTATCATTTTTTTGAAGCCGGTGACGACCCGCATCAGCAACTGAATAATTTCTTGCGTGCGACCAAAGGACATCCGCTTACTTTGGCGCCGATGGTGGATGTTGAGGTGTCCAGAGGTGTCAAACCGCAGGTTTTACAAAAGCGGTTGCGGCAATTTTTAAGTGGTGTTGAGCAGGCAACCGGATGTACGCCCGTTATCTATTCCTATGGTGACTTCTGGCAGACTTATATCGGAGACTCATTCAATCATTATCCGTTCTGGCTGGCTGATTATTCACCGGAGATGATTCGACCGGCAGGGTTGCAGCATATTCAGCTCTGGCAGCATTCTGAACAAGGGCGGCTGCCGGGGATTCGAGGCGCAGTGGATCTGGATAAAGCGCTTGAGCAGACCGCCCTTGAAACGATTCGGTGTCGCGTTCGTCAGGAGGCCATATGAGTCCGACCACAGCATCTAAACAGCAAGCTCAGCAAGGAACTTCTCCACAAGGGGCTTCTTCACAAGGAACATTGGCTGAAAAATCAGCGTCATCCGATCCGCAGAAAACGGCTTCATCCGGCCAGACCACACATCCATCATCAGCACCACAAATCAGCCGTTGGTGGTTGCTGTGTGCCATTGTGATGCTCGGGGGAGCGGTATTTCTCTGGTTCCCCAGTCCGTTTTCACCGTCCGGTGATGCATCTCTTAGCGATGCGTCTCACGATCCAGTGTATCGCGCCAACTTATTGTATCTGACCCATACGGAGCAGGAAGTCGGTGCCGAGTTATTGCACTTGCTGGAACTGGATGCGTTGATCAGTGTGGCTGACAGCAGTCAGTTCGGGGTGTCATTTATTATTGATATGAATGTTGAAGTGGGTCGCATTCTGAAACGACTGAATCAGGTTCTTGAACGGGGCACAGAAGCGATTGCGATTTCTTTGGCGGCAATCGCGTTGCTACGGGTGCTGGTGATCTGTGCGGAATTGGCAACGCCTTGGCTGTTTTTGATATTTGTCGGTCTGTCGTTGGGCTGGCTGATATTGGCTCTGTTTCAACGCACTGTTTTGCAATGGTCGGTTGCCCGAAAGCTGTTACGCCTGAGCGCAACGCTGTTTTTGCTTTGCTGGTTGATTATTCCCTACGCACTGCATTTGAGTGTGCTGGGGGCGACTGTGATTGAGCAAAGTTTCACAGAGCCGACTGGCTTTGGGTATTTCTCTGCGGTTGCCGGTGAACTGAAAGGTCATCAGCGACACCATCGCGATCTGAAAGAACACGCTAAAAGCAGCGTGACATTGCTGCATAAGGCAACATCGGCAAAACTTCATCACAAGGTGGAGCATGGTCTCCTGGTGGTGATTCAGTTTGCTATCAAAATGCTGTTGGGGCTGATCCTTGTGCCGCTGGGGCTCTCGGTATTATTACACCATCTGTTATGCCGGGTTTTGCTTCATCATTTCATGGTTGAAAAGGGGATGGTTAAACAAATCATGGCTGAAACCCACCATCACTGAGCAATCATCTCTAAACCGTTATCACCGAACCGTTATCACCGAACAATCATTACTGAATCATGAGCGTGGCGCGGCTCCACAACCTGTGCGCGCCATGACGCTGTTACTTCTTTGTTTACTCGGGATTGTTTGCTAAGGGCTGTTGTCAGGCCAGCTTGCTCAGGGATTGTCGTATCTGGCTGCGTACAATAATTATTTCTTATGCTTTCGATTTTATAATCATCATTCACTCATCAAATCATGTTTATTCAGTGATCTTGTTCAATTTTTTTAGCGAGTCTAAGCCACTTTCATCGATCTGCTTCACAGTCTGCATTTTACTGGGATTCAATCTTTTCAGATTGCGATATGATTTTATCGAAACGTTTCGATGAGTGTTTTTTATACAGCTTGTCGAAATTCAACAGCAAAAGTTGATCACGATGTTGATCAGTGTTTTGCTTGATTGTTGAGGCATTGTGATGAAAAAAAATCAGTTACTGAACTCAGAACTTTCTTATTTGGTTGCGACATTAGGACATACCGATGAAGTGACCGTCTGTGATGCCGGATTACCGATTCCGGAGACAACATCGCGGATTGATCTTGCTTTAACGCATGGTGTGCCGGGATTTATTGAAACAGTACGCACGTTATTGGCCGAGATGCAGATCGAAGGGGTTGTCCTTGCTGCTGAATTTCGTGAAGTCAGCCCGAATTTACATGAAGAATTGCAGCATTTGCTGCAAATTGAAGAACAAAAGACCGGTAAAACCATCCGTCGAACCTATATTAGTCATGAAGCGTTCAAGAGTCGCACCGAAGACAGTCGTGCGGTCGTACGGACAGGTGAATGTACACCGTATGCTAACGTGATTTTTCAGGCGGGTGTCGTTTTTTAGTTCGAGAACAGGTTGCTTTAGTTTGAGAACAAATTGAAGTTCCGGCAGCATTCCAGAGTCAATTGAGGTGAAATCATGATAGAACCCATTTTAGCGCTCAGCCAGATAGACAAAGCATTTCCCGGCGTGAAAGCGCTCGATGGTGCCAGCTTGAATGTCTATCCGGGACGAGTGATGGCGTTGATGGGAGAAAACGGCGCAGGAAAATCGACACTGATGAAAGTGTTGACTGGCATTTATACAAAAGATGCCGGAGACATTTTTTATCAACAAGAACGCGCTGCTTTTGCAGGACCGAGAGATTCTCAGGAAGCCGGAATTTCGATTATTCATCAGGAGTTAAATTTGATTCCTGAGTTGACGATTGCCGAGAATATCTTCTTGGGGCGGGAAAAGACCAATCGTTTCGGTCGGATCTTGTGGCAAGAGATGTATCAGGAGGCCGATCGTTTGTTGAGTCGCCTGAATGTGCGTCGTAGTTCGAAAACACCACTGGGGCAATTGAGTCTCGGCGAACAACAGATGGTTGAAATTGCGAAAGCGCTGTCGTTTGAATCGAAAGTTATCATTATGGATGAGCCGACGGATGCTCTGACCGATACGGAAACGGAATCCCTGTTTAGTGTGATTCGTGAGCTCCGTGAACAAGGTTGCGGCATTGTCTATATCTCTCACCGGCTGAAAGAAATTTTTGAAATTTGTGATGATGTCACGGTGTTACGCGACGGGAAATTTATTGGTCAGCGTTTGGTCGAGGAGATCGACGAAGATACGCTGATTGAGATGATGGTCGGACGTAAACTCGATGAACAGTACCCTCGGGTAGATTCGATGAATGGCGACATCTCGATGGAAGTGAGTGGTCTGACAGGGGCAGGGGTTCACGATGTGAGTTTTGTCCTGAAACGCGGTGAAATTCTTGGCGTATCCGGATTGATGGGCGCAGGGCGTACCGAGTTGATGAAAGTGATTTATGGCGCATTTCCACGGGAGAAAGGGGAAGTGAAGCTCAATGGCGAAGTCATTTCACCCAACACCCCACAAGAAGGTTTGGCAAGCGGGATCGCTTATATCTCGGAAGACCGTAAAGGCGACGGGCTCGTGCTGGGCTTGTCCGTTAAAGATAACATGTCGCTGTGTGCGTTGGATTACCTATCGTATTCGAATGGACTACAAATTAACCATCATGCTGAAAGAGAAGCGGTCAGCGATTTCATTCGCCTGTTTAATATTAAAACACCTTCTCAGGATCAGATTATCGGTAACTTATCCGGCGGGAATCAGCAGAAAGTGGCAATTGCCAAAGGCCTGATGACGCGACCTAAAGTGCTGATTCTCGATGAACCAACGCGTGGTGTGGATGTTGGGGCGAAGAAAGAGATTTACCAATTGATTAACAAATTTAAAGCGGAAGGGATGAGTATCATTCTTGTATCTTCCGAAATGCCGGAAGTCCTCGGAATGAGCGACAGAATTCTTGTCATGCATGAAGGACGCATTAGTGGCGAGTTTGCGGCGCAAGATGCCAATCAAGAAAACCTGCTGGCGTGTGCCGTGGGTAAGCATATTCACGAGGTAGCAGCATGAATACCAATTCTATGAATCAACCGACACCGAACCAACGTAAGTGGTTCAGCAAAGAATGGCTCATTGAGCAAAAATCATTGATAGCACTGCTTTTTTTGATACTTGTTGTGTCGTTTTTGAACCCTCATTTCTTTACTGTTGATAATATACTTAACATTCTGCGTCAGACTTCAGTGAATGCCATCATGGCGGTCGGGATGACATTGGTCATCTTAA
This region includes:
- a CDS encoding glycoside hydrolase family 25 protein, translated to MTEKVITEKNTVLKTVLGTVIVGMFVGSYLLLSRPLLHDLSSAMPSTARPSDTFSKPVTPAALHSSPAEQSALPPTTDKSAVITSSEEKSVPKRQKARGIDVSHDQGRVVWRDVIASGIDFVYLKASDGMTFLDPMFATNIQALIPHQILVGAYHFFEAGDDPHQQLNNFLRATKGHPLTLAPMVDVEVSRGVKPQVLQKRLRQFLSGVEQATGCTPVIYSYGDFWQTYIGDSFNHYPFWLADYSPEMIRPAGLQHIQLWQHSEQGRLPGIRGAVDLDKALEQTALETIRCRVRQEAI
- the rbsD gene encoding D-ribose pyranase; this translates as MKKNQLLNSELSYLVATLGHTDEVTVCDAGLPIPETTSRIDLALTHGVPGFIETVRTLLAEMQIEGVVLAAEFREVSPNLHEELQHLLQIEEQKTGKTIRRTYISHEAFKSRTEDSRAVVRTGECTPYANVIFQAGVVF
- the rbsA gene encoding ribose ABC transporter ATP-binding protein RbsA, whose product is MIEPILALSQIDKAFPGVKALDGASLNVYPGRVMALMGENGAGKSTLMKVLTGIYTKDAGDIFYQQERAAFAGPRDSQEAGISIIHQELNLIPELTIAENIFLGREKTNRFGRILWQEMYQEADRLLSRLNVRRSSKTPLGQLSLGEQQMVEIAKALSFESKVIIMDEPTDALTDTETESLFSVIRELREQGCGIVYISHRLKEIFEICDDVTVLRDGKFIGQRLVEEIDEDTLIEMMVGRKLDEQYPRVDSMNGDISMEVSGLTGAGVHDVSFVLKRGEILGVSGLMGAGRTELMKVIYGAFPREKGEVKLNGEVISPNTPQEGLASGIAYISEDRKGDGLVLGLSVKDNMSLCALDYLSYSNGLQINHHAEREAVSDFIRLFNIKTPSQDQIIGNLSGGNQQKVAIAKGLMTRPKVLILDEPTRGVDVGAKKEIYQLINKFKAEGMSIILVSSEMPEVLGMSDRILVMHEGRISGEFAAQDANQENLLACAVGKHIHEVAA